In Tachypleus tridentatus isolate NWPU-2018 chromosome 7, ASM421037v1, whole genome shotgun sequence, a genomic segment contains:
- the CNPYb gene encoding FGF signaling regulator protein canopy b → MKLILNVLFFTLLYLIPFYVRSNESGNKEVPVEEELYGVKYPNSCEVCKYLVLELENRLQETGKSHDVIETGYELDDSARKKTKYKVSELRLLDSLDGICDKLLDYNIHKEREDSTRFAKGMSTTFKVLHDLVDKGVKVDLGIPYDLWDKPSAEVSQLKTQCESLIEKHEGDIENWYFHHQDVPLRQYLCVNRALRKGDNGCLDEVFVSKKESEDADKETKKERKEDETKDKKKKKKAKKKSEEENKMKTINDEL, encoded by the exons ATGAAAttgatattaaatgttttgttcttcACTCTACTTTATTTAATACCATTTTATGTAAGAAGCAATGAATCAGGAAATAAAGAAGTTCCTGTAGAAGAAGAGCTTTATGGAGTGAAATATCCAAATAGTTGTGaag tatGCAAGTATTTAGTTCTGGAACTGGAAAATCGTTTACAAGAAACTGGAAAGTCGCATGATGTCATTGAAACAGGCTATGAACTAGATGATTCTGcgagaaagaaaactaaatacaaaGTGTC AGAGCTAAGACTTCTTGACTCACTTGATGGAATCTGTGACAAACTTTTGGATTACAATATTCACAAGGAGAGGGAAGATAGTACCCGCTTTGCTAAAGGAATGAGTACTACATTCAAAGTGTTGCATGATCTTGT TGACAAAGGAGTAAAGGTAGATCTTGGAATTCCATATGACTTATGGGACAAACCATCTGCTGAAGTGTCACAACTAAAAACTCAG tgtgAAAGTCTCATTGAAAAACATGAAGGAGACATTGAAAATTGGTATTTTCATCACCAGGATGTTCCTTTAAGACAGTACTTGTGTGTCAACAGAGCTTTGAGAAAAGGTGATAATG GTTGCTTAGATGAAGTTTTTGTGTCAAAGAAAGAAAGTGAAGATGCTGATAAggaaacaaaaaaagaaagaaaagaagatgAAACTAAGgataagaagaagaaaaagaaggcTAAGAAAAAGTCAGAAGAGGAAAATAAAATGAAGACAATAAATGATGAATTGTGA